GGGCCAGGAATAGGGTAGAGAGCGTTGTCTCCGATATACGTAGAGCCACCGGATGGACTATAGATGTCGTCGAAGCACCCATTGATGTGGCATCGTTGATACCTCGGGACATACTGGAGGATATACTTAGGGGCTTAAGGGGCAGGTATGACCTCATTATAGTTCCCGGCACCCTTAGCTATAGCCTCGATGGACTTGAAGAGGCTGCCGGAGCCCCCGTGGTCCGAGGACCACCGGATCCGGAGAGCTTGAGGCTGATAGCCGAGCTAGGCGAAGATGGGCTCCAGAGGCTGGCAGAGCAAGGAAGTCTCAGCCCCTCACTCATGCTGGATAAGTGGCTCGAAGAGCTGCGTAGACATCACCTATCCACGCCCAGTGTCGAGGTCTGCAGCGTCCGTGTACCCGTGAGGCCTCCACCCATCGTGGTGGCTGCCGAAGTTTTTGTCCGACAAGGTATATCGGCCGAGGATATAGCTGGCAGGGCCGAAGAGCTGCTGGGGCGCGGCGCTGACATTATTGTAGCCGGGTTTGGACAGAGTTGGGAACGCGAAGAGGCTCTACGGGTACTACGTGTACTCGTGGACAGAATCGGGCCCGTGGCACTTGACACGCCTGATAAAGTTTTAGCACGCGATGCTGCACGGGAAGGACTTAACTGCCTCACGCTATCGCTTAGCGAGGGTGACCCACTCTTTAATGAACTGCCTCGTGGCAGCCAGGTTGTCGTCATACCTCTAGATTCCTCGTTCAATGTCCCTAGGAGCGTGAGCAAGAGAGTAGAGCTTCTAGAGCGTCTCGTAAAGCGTGCACAGCAGAAGGGCCTCGTACCCATAGCCGATCCTATGGTTGACCCACCGGGATGGGGACTTGCAAGGAGCGTAGCAGCTTACCTTGAGGCTTCTGAGAGGCTCCCCGAGACGCCGCTGCTAGCTGGCATAGCTAACGCTTACGAGCTGATAGACGCTGATAGCCACGGCCAGGTGGCTGTGTTGACACAGTTGTTCGCCGAGGCCGGCGCCTCGTTGATGCTAGTCACCGAGGAGAGTAGGAAGACCGTTATGGCGACCACAGAGGCAGCCATAGCGGCAACCATGACTAGCGTATCTCTACTGAAGAATAGGTGGCCGAAGGACTTAGGTATAGACTTGCTCTACGCCAAGGAGAAGAGACCTAGCGGAGACCAACCCCGGCTGCCCAGGCGCCCCCGACTATCCCTAGACGCCAATACCCTAGCAGCCTGGTACGGGTTCCGTCAGGACCGCACTGGCAGCCACCTCATAGTAGTCGAAGGCGACACTATAAGAGACGTGTATATCGGGAGGAGGGGCGTCATAGAGCTGCGGGGCAGCAACGGCCGAGATCTCTACAAGGCTGTAGCCTATCTTGGACTCGCCAGCGAGCCTAGTCATTACGCTTATCTGGGCTACGAGTTGTGCCGCGCAGAGCTAGCAGCAATCATGAAGAGGAGCTATGTACAGGACGAGCCGCTCCTAACGCCACCGTGGATGCGATGTAGCTGGTATAGTGCTAGAGCCATGAGCCCCATTAAACCTATAGGACAAAGAGAGAAAAGATGAGGGATGGCAGGAGCCAGAGGCTAGCCCTGCTGCGCCTCTGCAGCCTCTGTAGCTGGCTTAATTACGAGACTGCGGCCTTTCCACTCGTAGCGCCCAGCCTTTAGTGCCTCGAGTATCTCGCGGGCCTTCTTGTCGTTAGGATGCTTGCGTAGGTGGCGTTCGAGCCTCTTTATGAGACGTAGCTTCCGGCTCATAGCCTTCCACCCAGGTCTAGGCGGCAGAGTGTTAGCCGGGGCGGCATAAACACTACCCTCTCCCCTGGGGCTGT
The window above is part of the Pyrodictium delaneyi genome. Proteins encoded here:
- a CDS encoding DUF4346 domain-containing protein; the encoded protein is MPPRIALVTGKRARNRVESVVSDIRRATGWTIDVVEAPIDVASLIPRDILEDILRGLRGRYDLIIVPGTLSYSLDGLEEAAGAPVVRGPPDPESLRLIAELGEDGLQRLAEQGSLSPSLMLDKWLEELRRHHLSTPSVEVCSVRVPVRPPPIVVAAEVFVRQGISAEDIAGRAEELLGRGADIIVAGFGQSWEREEALRVLRVLVDRIGPVALDTPDKVLARDAAREGLNCLTLSLSEGDPLFNELPRGSQVVVIPLDSSFNVPRSVSKRVELLERLVKRAQQKGLVPIADPMVDPPGWGLARSVAAYLEASERLPETPLLAGIANAYELIDADSHGQVAVLTQLFAEAGASLMLVTEESRKTVMATTEAAIAATMTSVSLLKNRWPKDLGIDLLYAKEKRPSGDQPRLPRRPRLSLDANTLAAWYGFRQDRTGSHLIVVEGDTIRDVYIGRRGVIELRGSNGRDLYKAVAYLGLASEPSHYAYLGYELCRAELAAIMKRSYVQDEPLLTPPWMRCSWYSARAMSPIKPIGQREKR